The Streptomyces sp. JB150 genomic interval CCGCACAGCGCGAGCCCGATCCGGGCGGACGCGACCAGCAGCCGCCGTACATCGAGTTCGTCCTTCCGTACGACCTGCTCAACCATGATGTCGCCGGCCTGCCGGTGCGCTCCGGCGACGGGCGACCCCTGCCGCTGGGCCTGAAGTACGGCGTACACCTGCGCAGTCTGGAGCGGATGCGGACGGACGATGTCCTGGTGCGAAGCCAGTGGCGCGAGCGCTGGCGGGCCCTGCGCCGGCATGGCGTCACCGTGCACGGCTGGAGCGGACAGGACGCCCAGCGGCTCGACGCGTGGCAGATGTCCCTCGCCGGGGAATCCAGACACACCGCGGTGGTGTTGGACGCACCGGCGGACGACTTCGCGCGGGAGGCGCTGAAGGCGGCCATCGCGGAGGGGATCGGGCTGGCGGTCTGGGATCGCAGGGGGGTGTTCGTGGAAGAGCGGCGGGAAGTGGTCACAGCCGTCTTCGCCTCCGTGCCGACATCGGCGCAGATACCGATGGCCATACACCGCCTGCGCCAGAAGGCCGAACTCCACAGTCAGCCGCACCTGCTGGGCAGACACATCGCGTTCTTCTGGGACGACCCGACGCGTCCCGTCGACCTCCACCCCACCGACCACGACGACCTCGCCAGCTAGGAGGCACCGGGATGACCGTGCAGGAGCACACGGAACCAGGCGGCTGGCGCGTCTTCCACGCCACCGGCCGGGCGCCGCAGGTGTCGCCGGCACTGCCCGAGCCGCCTCCCTGGCGCCGGTTCCGCGGCGGCCCGCTCCAGCCCGCCCCGCCGGACGACCCGGAGGCCGCCGAGCGCCGGCTCGGCCCCGGAGAAATCACCCCGCAGCTCGCCCAGGACGAGATCGACACGGTCAACGCCGCCCTCCTGCTGCGCCGCCCGCTGCTGGTCACCGGCCCGCCCGGAGTGGGCAAGTCGACGCTGGCCTACGTCATCGCCCGCGAACTGGGGCTCGGAAGGGTCCTGGAGTGGAACGTGGTCAGCCGCACCACCCTGCGCGACGGCCTCTACAGTCACGACGCGATGGGCCGCGCCCAGGCCATCGCCGCCTGGCAGGCCGGACTGCGCGACGCGGCGCCACCGGATTCCGAACACAGCGACGCTCAACTCCCGCCTGCGTTGGGCGAGTTCATTACCCTCGGCCCGCTCGGCACGGCGCTTCTGCCCTACGATCGACCCCGTGTGCTCCTCGTCGACGAACTCGACAAGAGCGACATCGACCTGCCGAACGACCTGCTGCACGTCCTGGAGAACGGAAGCTATGACGTCCCGGAACTGGTGCGTGACGCCGCCGGGGTCGCCCGCGTCCACACCGACGACCCCGGCGGGTACGCCGTGGTGCACGACGGGCGGGTCGAGTGCCGGGAGTTCCCGATCGTGGTGATCACCAGCAACGGGGAGCGGGAATTCCCGGCGGCCTTCCGCAGGCGCTGTCTGCCGCTGGAGATGCGGGTACCCACCAGGGAGCAACTACTGGCCATGGTGGAAGGACATCTCGGCATGCGTCCGCAGGGCACCGAGGAACTGGTCGACCTCTTCGTCCAGCGGGTCCAGGCAGGAGGCACCCACTCCCTGGACCAGCTACTGAACGCTGTCCATATGACTACGGCGGGTGGTTTCCAGGGCGACGGTCACGGGGTTAGGCTCGTGGAAATGCTCCTCCGCGACCTCGCGAAGGGCCGCTGAATGAACGGCTTTCCCAGGGAGCACGCATCCGGACGCGGCGACAGCGCCCACGCCTCGGGCTCGTCGCCTCCTTCGGCGTACCCTGAGCCCCACGGGTACGCGGGCGAGGACGACGGCGCGCCGCGCGACTCGCCGTACCACGATCACGCACGACCGTACGCCGAAGCGGAGGAGCTTCCGGGCTGGCGTGAGGTCGCCGACGCCGTCTGGCTCGCCGCCTACTGGGACCGCCACGGTGGCCCGACCGGCCCCGGTCGCGAGAACGCGTCCGGCAGGCCAGGCCCCGAAGCGCCCTTCGTCGAGGACGCCGCTCGTCCCCGGACACACCCGTCCGACTCCGCCCGGCCATCTGCCGAGCCGTCCCCCCTCGAAGCCGAGCCGGACGTACGCCCCGTCCGGGAGCCCGGCGGGAGGCCGTCCCGCGAGCCGGCCGCCACCACCGGCCCGCCGCTGCCGCCGCGTCCAGCACGCCGGTCAGCCGTTCCCGACCCCCAGGTGCCGTTCACGCTGCACGCCGGACGCCCCCTGCTGCCCGAGACGGAGCCGGCGCCGCTCCCGTCCGGCCGCACGACGTTGCTCGCCCGCGCCCTGCACCGGATGGCCCGCCGCGTGCCCGACCGCGTCACCCTGGAACTGGACGAGGAGACCACAGCCGAGCAGGGGGTCGTCGACGGCTTGTGGCTCCCCTTCCTGCGTCCCGCCCGGACCACCGCCTTCGACCTGGTGCTGCTCCTCGACGACGCCCCCACCATGCGGATCTGGGACGGCACCACTGCCCGCCTAGCCGAGGCCGCCGAACAGAGCGGCGCCTTCCGGGCCGTGCGCGCGGTGCGGGTGCACCTGCCGCGCACCGGCAGCGCCACCCTGCGCTGGGGTGCCGGGCAGGCCGCCACCGACCCCGCCGAACTCATCGACGGCCGCGGCGGCCGGATCTTCCTCGTCGTCACCGACGGACTCGCCCACGGGTGGGCCGGATCCGCCGCCGACGCCCTCCTGGGCCGGCTCGCCCACGCCGGGCCCACCGCGGTGGTGCATCTCCTGCCACCCCACCTGCGTCACCGCACCTCCCTCTACCCCTACCAGGCGGTACTGGAGGCCGGCGGCTTCGGCGCTCCCAACGACGGCCTCGGACACTGGACGCCGGCCGACGGACCCGACCCGCTGCGTCCGCTGCCCGCCGGAGGCGACGATTCCGTCCCGGTGCCCGTGCTGTCCATGAAGCCCGGTTCCCTCGCCGCGTGGGCCGACCTCGTCACCGGGGACCGGGGAGTGCGCCGCCCGCTGCCCGTGGTCCTGGCCGGCACCTTGACCAAGGGAGCGCCCGCGCCCGGACTGCGCGCCCCTCGCCGCCCGCGCGCCGCCGTCCGCCGGTTCTTCACCCTCGCCAGCCCCGCCGCGCGCCGGCTCGCCGTCCAACTGGCGGCCGTCCCGCTCGACTTCGACCTCATCGAGCAGCTGCGGCGGCGGACCATGCCCGAGACGGGGCCGGATCATCTCGCGGAGATCCTGATGGGCGGGCTGATCGACTGGGACAGCGACGGCGAGGGCCGCCCCGAGTTCGCCGAAGGGGTGCGCGAGGCGCTCCTCGCCACCGCGACCCGCAGCCAACTCGCCCGCACCGTCAGCCTGCTGGGCGAGCTGCCCGCAGCCGGTGACCGTGGCGCCGCGCTGCGCGCCGCCCTGCGCGACCCGATGGGCGCGAGCCTGCCCGACCCGGCCCAGCGTGCCTGGGCGCGCAGCGAACTGGCCGTGATGCGAGCGTTGTCGGGGCCGTACGCCGAACGTGCGAAGCGGATCGAGCCCAGCCTCTCCGGCATCGGACCCGGGGCCTCCGAACGGGTG includes:
- a CDS encoding AAA family ATPase; this encodes MTVQEHTEPGGWRVFHATGRAPQVSPALPEPPPWRRFRGGPLQPAPPDDPEAAERRLGPGEITPQLAQDEIDTVNAALLLRRPLLVTGPPGVGKSTLAYVIARELGLGRVLEWNVVSRTTLRDGLYSHDAMGRAQAIAAWQAGLRDAAPPDSEHSDAQLPPALGEFITLGPLGTALLPYDRPRVLLVDELDKSDIDLPNDLLHVLENGSYDVPELVRDAAGVARVHTDDPGGYAVVHDGRVECREFPIVVITSNGEREFPAAFRRRCLPLEMRVPTREQLLAMVEGHLGMRPQGTEELVDLFVQRVQAGGTHSLDQLLNAVHMTTAGGFQGDGHGVRLVEMLLRDLAKGR